One window from the genome of Sebastes umbrosus isolate fSebUmb1 chromosome 12, fSebUmb1.pri, whole genome shotgun sequence encodes:
- the exosc4 gene encoding exosome complex component RRP41: MAGLELLSDQGYRLDGRKATELRKVQARMGVFAQADGSAYLEQGNTKALAVVYGPHEIRGSRSRVRHDRAVINCQYSMATFSTAERKRRPHGDRKSTEMSLHLKQTFEAAVMTQLYPRSQIDIYVKILQSDGGNYSVCVNAATLAVIDAGIPMRDYVCACTVGFVDETPLADLCYAEEGGGVSSLALALLPRGGQIALLQMDARLHQDHLETLIEAAMTACKGVGKVLDEVVRQHLQEVSVLTGE, from the exons ATGGCGGGTCTGGAGCTGCTATCTGACCAGGGATACCGTCTAGATGGAAGAAAAGCCACCGAGCTGCGGAAGGTCCAGGCCCGCATGGGTGTGTTCGCTCAGGCAGACGGCTCTGCGTATCTAGAGCAGGGAAACACCAAAGCTCTGGCTGTAGTTTACGGACCACATGAA ATACGAGGTTCACGCAGCCGAGTTCGTCATGATCGAGCTGTTATCAACTGCCAGTACAGCATGGCCACATTCAGCACagcggagaggaagagaagaccGCATGGGGACCGAAAGTCTACTGAGATGAGCCTCCACCTCAAGCAGACGTTTGAAGCTGCTGTGATGACCCAGCTCTACCCACGTTCTCAAATAGACATCTATGTCAAG ATTCTGCAGTCAGATGGAGggaactacagtgtgtgtgtgaatgctgccACTCTGGCAGTGATAGACGCCGGCATCCCCATGCGGGACTACGTGTGTGCCTGCACGGTCGGGTTTGTGGATGAGACGCCCCTTGCTGACCTTTGCTATGcagaggagggtggaggagtgAGCTCTTTGGCCTTAGCGCTGCTGCCCCGGGGCGGACAGATCGCTCTGCTGCAGATGGATGCCAGACTACATCAGGATCACTTGGAGACCCTGATCGAAGCCGCCATGACAGCTTGTAAAGGGGTGGGCAAGGTGCTGGATGAGGTGGTGCGACAACATCTCCAAGAAGTTTCTGTGCTCACTGGAGAGTGA
- the gpaa1 gene encoding glycosylphosphatidylinositol anchor attachment 1 protein isoform X1: MQDNNMGLLSDPNRRRALISLLTRLNAPICVVCYMAGVAWFMGLAFEPFTLRTYMSENAMGSTMVEERFPAGEKALATGREFSAHKKKAGGMPVDWLVKTMQSRGLEVFTQSFTRTLPFPDENKERYLVKGTNVYGILRAPRAPRTEALVLSAPCTPGDNNNQAVGLLLGLAQYFRNQVYWAKDIIFLVNEHDLIGMQAWLEGYHHTNTTGMDWSPLQGRGGSIQAALSLELSSDVITSLDLVLEGLNGQLPNLDLANLFYAFCQKIGVLCTTQGKMQRNDWDSVSGYSHAVQTMMLMVMKQASGRPWGDHGLFLRYHIEAATIKGINSFRQYKTDATTVGRLLEGMYRKLNNLLERLHQSYFFYLMPSLSHFVSIGYYMPAFGLLAVILLLRALDLWVQLGTPPPRTEDGVADTEQKSSPGVLSVLTPLVISHLTGVALYTLPIHFQEMAVEHFPVSETEAVVLTAIAVYTAGLALPHNTHRLQSGQGTEQGWKVLKLVAVLYLAVLLGCTALINFSLGFILALTLVPVAAFVTPHVPKFLSAFILIILSPACTLLFSVFFFQELQEMPVSFLEGWMLYLSVISQGILDHFLYGSLVYPLIALLVYPCWLLFWNILFWK, translated from the exons ATGCAGGACAACAACATGGGACTACTGTCTGACCCAAACAGGAGACGGGCTTTGATTAGCCTCCTGACGCGCCTCAATGCCCCAATCTG TGTGGTCTGCTACATGGCGGGTGTGGCCTGGTTCATGGGGTTGGCATTTGAGCCGTTCACTCTGCGGACATACATGTCAGAGAATGCCATGGGGTCCACCATGGTGGAGGAGCGCTTTCCAGCAGGGGAGAAGGCCCTGGCCACGGGCAGAGAGTTTTCAGCTCATAAGAAGAAAGCAGG TGGGATGCCAGTGGACTGGCTGGTGAAGACCATGCAGTCTCGAGGGCTGGAGGTGTTTACCCAGAGTTTCACTCGCACGCTGCCTTTCCCTgatgaaaacaaagagagatAT TTGGTAAAAGGCACAAATGTATATGGGATCCTTCGAGCCCCGAGAGCTCCGCGGACTGAAGCCCTGGTGTTGAGTGCTCCCTGCACCCCAGGCGATAACAACAACCAGGCAGTGGGGCTGCTGCTTGGCTTGGCACAGTACTTCAGGA ATCAGGTTTACTGGGCCAAGGACATCATCTTCCTCGTGAATGAGCATGATCTGATTGGTATGCAGGCCTGGCTGGAGGGCTACCACCACACCAACACTACAG GTATGGACTGGTCTCCACTTCAAGGCCGCGGTGGTTCGATCCAGGCAGCTCTGTCACTAGAGCTcagcagtgatgtcatcaccagTTTGGACCTGGTACTTGAAGGCCTCAATGGCCAGCTCCCAAACCTGGATTTAGCCAACCTCTTCTATGCCTTCTGTCAGAAGATTGGAGTCCTTTGCACCACCCAGGGAAAG ATGCAGAGGAATGACTGGGACAGTGTGTCTGGCTACAGCCACGCAGTCCAGACCATGATGCTGATGGTGATGAAACAGGCCAGTGGGCGGCCCTGGGGGGATCATGGTCTTTTCCTGCGATACCACATTGAGGCTGCCACCATCAAGGGCATCAACAGTTTCCGTCAGTACAAGACTGACGCCACCACCGTTGGCAG GCTTCTGGAAGGAATGTATCGTAAGCTCAATAACCTCCTAGAGCGCCTACACCAGTCCTACTTCTTCTACCTCATGCCGTCCCTCTCTCACTTTGTCTCCATTGGTTACTACATGCCAGCCTTTGGCCTCCTCGCCGTCATCCTGCTGCTTCGT GCCTTAGACCTGTGGGTTCAACTTGGGACTCCACCACCAAGAACAGAAGATGGAGTTGCTGACACCGAGCAG AAGTCTAGCCCAGGAGTGCTGTCAGTGCTGACTCCTCTGGTGATCAGCCATCTGACTGGAGTAGCTCTGTACACCCTGCCAATCCATTTTCAGGAGATGGCTGTGGAACACTTCCCAGTGTCTGAGACTGAGGCTGTGGTCCTGACAGCTATTGCTGTTTACACAGCAGGCCTGGCTTTGCCACATAACACCCACAG GCTCCAGTCAGGTCAGGGGACGGAGCAGGGCTGGAAAGTGCTGAAGTTGGTAGCTGTGCTGTACCTGGCTGTGCTGCTGGGTTGCACTGCCCTCATCAACTTCTCCCTGGGCTTCATCCTGGCTCTCACCCTGGTGCCTGTGGCTGCTTTCGTCACACCCCACGTACCAAA GTTTCTGTCAGCCTTCATCCTGATCATTCTCAGCCCAGCCTGCACGCTCCTCTTTTCCGTCTTTTTCTTCCAAGAGCTGCAAGAAATGCCCGTCAGCTTCCTTGAAGGTTGGATGCTCTACCTGTCAGTCATCTCGCAGGGCATCCTGGACCACTTCCTGTACGGCTCTCTGGTTTACCCGCTCATAGCCCTGCTAGTCTATCCTTGCTGGCTGCTTTTCTGGAACATCCTCTTCTGGAAGTAA
- the gpaa1 gene encoding glycosylphosphatidylinositol anchor attachment 1 protein isoform X2 — protein sequence MQDNNMGLLSDPNRRRALISLLTRLNAPICVVCYMAGVAWFMGLAFEPFTLRTYMSENAMGSTMVEERFPAGEKALATGREFSAHKKKAGGMPVDWLVKTMQSRGLEVFTQSFTRTLPFPDENKERYLVKGTNVYGILRAPRAPRTEALVLSAPCTPGDNNNQAVGLLLGLAQYFRNQVYWAKDIIFLVNEHDLIGMQAWLEGYHHTNTTGMDWSPLQGRGGSIQAALSLELSSDVITSLDLVLEGLNGQLPNLDLANLFYAFCQKIGVLCTTQGKMQRNDWDSVSGYSHAVQTMMLMVMKQASGRPWGDHGLFLRYHIEAATIKGINSFRQYKTDATTVGRLLEGMYRKLNNLLERLHQSYFFYLMPSLSHFVSIGYYMPAFGLLAVILLLRALDLWVQLGTPPPRTEDGVADTEQSSPGVLSVLTPLVISHLTGVALYTLPIHFQEMAVEHFPVSETEAVVLTAIAVYTAGLALPHNTHRLQSGQGTEQGWKVLKLVAVLYLAVLLGCTALINFSLGFILALTLVPVAAFVTPHVPKFLSAFILIILSPACTLLFSVFFFQELQEMPVSFLEGWMLYLSVISQGILDHFLYGSLVYPLIALLVYPCWLLFWNILFWK from the exons ATGCAGGACAACAACATGGGACTACTGTCTGACCCAAACAGGAGACGGGCTTTGATTAGCCTCCTGACGCGCCTCAATGCCCCAATCTG TGTGGTCTGCTACATGGCGGGTGTGGCCTGGTTCATGGGGTTGGCATTTGAGCCGTTCACTCTGCGGACATACATGTCAGAGAATGCCATGGGGTCCACCATGGTGGAGGAGCGCTTTCCAGCAGGGGAGAAGGCCCTGGCCACGGGCAGAGAGTTTTCAGCTCATAAGAAGAAAGCAGG TGGGATGCCAGTGGACTGGCTGGTGAAGACCATGCAGTCTCGAGGGCTGGAGGTGTTTACCCAGAGTTTCACTCGCACGCTGCCTTTCCCTgatgaaaacaaagagagatAT TTGGTAAAAGGCACAAATGTATATGGGATCCTTCGAGCCCCGAGAGCTCCGCGGACTGAAGCCCTGGTGTTGAGTGCTCCCTGCACCCCAGGCGATAACAACAACCAGGCAGTGGGGCTGCTGCTTGGCTTGGCACAGTACTTCAGGA ATCAGGTTTACTGGGCCAAGGACATCATCTTCCTCGTGAATGAGCATGATCTGATTGGTATGCAGGCCTGGCTGGAGGGCTACCACCACACCAACACTACAG GTATGGACTGGTCTCCACTTCAAGGCCGCGGTGGTTCGATCCAGGCAGCTCTGTCACTAGAGCTcagcagtgatgtcatcaccagTTTGGACCTGGTACTTGAAGGCCTCAATGGCCAGCTCCCAAACCTGGATTTAGCCAACCTCTTCTATGCCTTCTGTCAGAAGATTGGAGTCCTTTGCACCACCCAGGGAAAG ATGCAGAGGAATGACTGGGACAGTGTGTCTGGCTACAGCCACGCAGTCCAGACCATGATGCTGATGGTGATGAAACAGGCCAGTGGGCGGCCCTGGGGGGATCATGGTCTTTTCCTGCGATACCACATTGAGGCTGCCACCATCAAGGGCATCAACAGTTTCCGTCAGTACAAGACTGACGCCACCACCGTTGGCAG GCTTCTGGAAGGAATGTATCGTAAGCTCAATAACCTCCTAGAGCGCCTACACCAGTCCTACTTCTTCTACCTCATGCCGTCCCTCTCTCACTTTGTCTCCATTGGTTACTACATGCCAGCCTTTGGCCTCCTCGCCGTCATCCTGCTGCTTCGT GCCTTAGACCTGTGGGTTCAACTTGGGACTCCACCACCAAGAACAGAAGATGGAGTTGCTGACACCGAGCAG TCTAGCCCAGGAGTGCTGTCAGTGCTGACTCCTCTGGTGATCAGCCATCTGACTGGAGTAGCTCTGTACACCCTGCCAATCCATTTTCAGGAGATGGCTGTGGAACACTTCCCAGTGTCTGAGACTGAGGCTGTGGTCCTGACAGCTATTGCTGTTTACACAGCAGGCCTGGCTTTGCCACATAACACCCACAG GCTCCAGTCAGGTCAGGGGACGGAGCAGGGCTGGAAAGTGCTGAAGTTGGTAGCTGTGCTGTACCTGGCTGTGCTGCTGGGTTGCACTGCCCTCATCAACTTCTCCCTGGGCTTCATCCTGGCTCTCACCCTGGTGCCTGTGGCTGCTTTCGTCACACCCCACGTACCAAA GTTTCTGTCAGCCTTCATCCTGATCATTCTCAGCCCAGCCTGCACGCTCCTCTTTTCCGTCTTTTTCTTCCAAGAGCTGCAAGAAATGCCCGTCAGCTTCCTTGAAGGTTGGATGCTCTACCTGTCAGTCATCTCGCAGGGCATCCTGGACCACTTCCTGTACGGCTCTCTGGTTTACCCGCTCATAGCCCTGCTAGTCTATCCTTGCTGGCTGCTTTTCTGGAACATCCTCTTCTGGAAGTAA